A DNA window from Solirubrobacterales bacterium contains the following coding sequences:
- the fabG gene encoding 3-oxoacyl-ACP reductase FabG, with protein MTEDTVQQRVALVTGASRGIGRATATRLARDGHDVAITYSTDADGAAETLKAIESHGRRGLSLQADVRDVDSVNAAFAQVEQALGAVAVLVNNAGVRHDGLALRLSDDDWADTLNANLTGAFNCSRAALRGMVRARWGRIVMVSSVAGVHGNPGQAAYGASKAGTIGLARTLAKEYARKNVTVNAVAPGPVATAMTDGLVDKIAEAVPLGRPGTVDEVAAAVGFLVSDDAAYVTGVVLPVDGGMTA; from the coding sequence TTGACCGAAGACACTGTCCAGCAGCGCGTTGCACTGGTGACCGGTGCCTCGCGCGGAATTGGCCGTGCCACGGCCACGCGACTCGCACGCGACGGGCACGACGTCGCGATCACGTATTCAACCGACGCCGACGGCGCCGCCGAGACTCTGAAGGCGATCGAATCGCACGGCCGTCGCGGGCTCTCGCTACAGGCTGACGTCCGCGACGTCGATTCCGTCAACGCCGCCTTCGCGCAAGTCGAGCAAGCGCTTGGTGCGGTTGCGGTACTCGTGAACAATGCAGGCGTGCGCCACGACGGGCTTGCGCTACGGCTCTCCGATGACGACTGGGCCGACACGCTCAACGCCAATCTCACCGGCGCCTTCAACTGCTCGCGCGCCGCTCTGCGCGGGATGGTTCGTGCGCGCTGGGGCCGCATCGTGATGGTCTCATCGGTTGCAGGTGTGCACGGCAATCCGGGCCAGGCCGCATACGGCGCCTCCAAAGCGGGAACGATCGGACTCGCTCGCACGCTCGCCAAGGAGTACGCGCGCAAGAACGTCACGGTCAACGCAGTCGCGCCCGGGCCGGTCGCAACGGCGATGACCGACGGTCTTGTTGACAAGATTGCCGAGGCCGTGCCGCTGGGTCGGCCCGGTACGGTTGACGAGGTCGCCGCGGCCGTCGGGTTTCTTGTATCCGACGACGCGGCATATGTAACCGGTGTGGTCCTGCCGGTTGATGGCGGCATGACCGCCTGA
- the fabI gene encoding enoyl-ACP reductase FabI has translation MGILEGKKLLITGVLTPQSLAFHVAQRAQEEGATVALSSFGRMMSLTERTANRLDGDVELVELDVNDEDHLAALPEAVSSALGGLDGVLHAIAFAPEDALGGKFMTAPAESAELAFRTSAYSYKAVAQALLPLLEAGESESAMVGLDFDATVAWPIYDWMGVAKAALESVNRYLARDLGPHGIRSNLVSAGPLRTMAAKGIPGFKDLAEMWPAHAPLGWDIEDPIPVANTVCFLLSDLARGISGEILHVDGGFHAIGAPSPS, from the coding sequence ATGGGCATCCTCGAGGGCAAGAAGCTGCTGATCACCGGGGTGCTTACGCCGCAGTCGCTGGCGTTTCATGTCGCGCAGCGCGCGCAGGAGGAAGGGGCGACGGTTGCGTTGTCGAGCTTTGGGCGGATGATGTCTTTGACGGAGCGGACGGCGAATCGCTTGGATGGTGACGTCGAGCTTGTGGAATTGGACGTCAACGATGAGGATCATCTGGCGGCACTTCCCGAAGCCGTTTCCTCGGCGCTCGGCGGGCTCGATGGCGTTTTGCACGCGATTGCATTTGCCCCCGAAGATGCGCTTGGTGGGAAGTTCATGACGGCGCCGGCTGAATCGGCCGAGTTGGCTTTCCGGACTTCGGCATACAGCTACAAAGCTGTCGCTCAGGCTTTGCTGCCGCTTCTTGAGGCTGGGGAATCTGAGTCAGCGATGGTGGGTCTGGATTTCGACGCGACGGTGGCGTGGCCGATTTATGACTGGATGGGGGTGGCGAAGGCTGCGCTTGAGTCCGTCAACCGGTATCTGGCTCGCGACCTCGGTCCGCATGGAATCCGATCGAACCTGGTTTCCGCCGGACCGCTGCGCACTATGGCCGCGAAGGGTATCCCCGGCTTCAAAGACCTCGCCGAGATGTGGCCAGCCCACGCGCCCCTCGGCTGGGATATCGAAGACCCGATCCCAGTCGCAAACACGGTCTGCTTCCTGCTTTCGGACCTCGCCCGCGGCATCTCCGGCGAAATCTTGCACGTAGATGGCGGATTCCACGCCATCGGCGCCCCCTCTCCAAGCTGA
- a CDS encoding acyl carrier protein: protein MAVTNEEVLNKIKEIVPKFGVNPDDVSDTSTLEDLDMDSLDVVEIMQSIEDDLGIRVPDEDLEDLTTIGDAVAAVVKNG from the coding sequence ATGGCTGTGACGAACGAAGAAGTATTGAACAAGATCAAGGAAATCGTCCCGAAGTTCGGCGTGAACCCTGACGACGTGTCAGACACATCGACGCTGGAAGATCTCGACATGGACTCACTCGACGTCGTCGAGATCATGCAATCGATCGAAGATGACCTTGGCATTCGCGTCCCGGACGAAGATCTCGAGGACCTGACCACAATCGGCGACGCCGTCGCGGCTGTCGTCAAAAACGGCTAG
- a CDS encoding ABC transporter permease has translation MNFRFFFSEALRTLRRNSAPSIAAFLTVMVTTLVLGVFIPITNIATGAANDVRSRLMVEVFIADAATNAEVNALKGRLESSPYVKTVTYVSKAEAQDSLEGTLKDASKLLGENPLPASFQVTPKDPDEVNAIVQSLTRSASTNRNKPSYVSPAIDEVQNREDQTQKILTITGGVKFAMWGLAILLVLTSALLVGNTIRLSIYARRREVEVMRMVGATSWFIRWPFVIEGIFVGAAGGLFAVLMLLIFKQTVIDPVSEKFALFAAPDTINFWTLTLVLMLSAVLISALGSGMTLRRFLRV, from the coding sequence ATGAACTTCCGCTTCTTCTTCTCCGAGGCCCTGCGCACGCTCCGCCGCAACTCAGCGCCGAGCATCGCTGCATTCCTGACCGTGATGGTCACCACGCTGGTGCTGGGAGTGTTCATCCCGATCACCAACATCGCCACCGGCGCCGCAAATGACGTGCGCAGCCGCCTGATGGTCGAAGTCTTCATCGCCGACGCCGCAACCAACGCAGAAGTCAATGCGCTGAAGGGCAGACTCGAGTCGAGCCCGTACGTCAAGACGGTCACCTACGTCTCTAAGGCCGAGGCGCAAGATAGCCTCGAGGGCACGCTCAAGGACGCGAGCAAACTCCTCGGCGAGAACCCGCTTCCAGCTTCATTCCAGGTCACGCCCAAGGACCCGGACGAGGTCAACGCAATTGTCCAGTCGCTGACGAGATCAGCAAGTACCAACCGCAACAAGCCGAGCTATGTGAGCCCTGCGATCGACGAAGTCCAGAATCGCGAAGACCAGACACAGAAGATCCTCACGATCACTGGCGGCGTCAAATTCGCGATGTGGGGCCTGGCGATTCTGCTCGTGCTCACATCAGCTCTGCTCGTCGGAAACACGATCCGGCTCTCGATCTACGCTCGCCGTCGCGAGGTCGAAGTCATGCGCATGGTTGGAGCGACCAGTTGGTTCATTCGTTGGCCGTTCGTGATCGAGGGCATTTTTGTCGGCGCAGCCGGAGGACTCTTCGCAGTGCTGATGCTGCTGATCTTCAAGCAGACGGTGATCGATCCAGTCTCGGAGAAGTTCGCTCTGTTCGCGGCTCCGGACACGATCAACTTCTGGACACTGACGCTCGTGCTGATGCTCTCTGCGGTGCTGATCTCCGCGCTCGGGTCCGGCATGACGCTGCGCCGCTTCCTGCGCGTTTGA
- a CDS encoding beta-ketoacyl-[acyl-carrier-protein] synthase family protein — protein sequence MAAPPLTKVLITGIGAISPGGVGANGLWEAATAGRSLPEGDVAVSPDITDMLTIKESRRLDKFARFGLIAAREAVADAGLNFEELDRERCGAVVGSGIGGFETIDDGMEILRTKGPRMVPATSVPMLMPNAAVAAVTKDFGIWGPGHCVVSACASGNHSIGEGKRMIEYGHADLVIAGSAETANRPLATSAFRAMGAMSSQGISRPFDAERDGFVMGEGAGMVILESEEHAKKRGARVLAELAGYGATNDAFHLVQPDPEGRGAISAMRKAIAEAGIVPTDIDYINAHGTSTPYNDLSETKAVKQVWGDNTPPPMSSTKSLVGHMMGASGSIEAVVAVKSILENRAHPTVNLNTPDPECDLDYIAEGVRDFEINTVLSNSFGFGGHNACLLFKSV from the coding sequence GTGGCTGCGCCTCCGCTCACCAAAGTACTGATCACCGGCATCGGAGCGATTTCGCCCGGTGGTGTCGGTGCCAACGGCCTCTGGGAGGCCGCAACTGCCGGACGCTCGTTGCCCGAGGGCGACGTCGCCGTCAGTCCCGATATCACGGACATGCTGACGATCAAGGAGTCGCGCAGGCTCGACAAGTTTGCGCGCTTTGGTCTGATTGCCGCTCGTGAAGCCGTCGCGGATGCCGGCCTCAACTTCGAGGAGCTCGACCGCGAGCGCTGCGGCGCCGTGGTCGGGTCCGGAATCGGTGGATTCGAGACGATCGACGACGGCATGGAGATCCTGCGTACGAAGGGACCGCGCATGGTCCCTGCGACCAGCGTCCCGATGCTGATGCCGAACGCCGCGGTCGCCGCTGTGACCAAAGACTTCGGAATCTGGGGACCCGGTCACTGCGTCGTGAGCGCTTGCGCGAGCGGCAATCACTCGATCGGTGAGGGGAAACGCATGATCGAGTATGGCCACGCAGATCTGGTAATTGCGGGAAGCGCCGAAACCGCAAACCGCCCGTTGGCCACCAGCGCCTTCCGCGCAATGGGCGCCATGAGTTCGCAGGGCATCTCGCGTCCATTCGACGCAGAGCGCGACGGATTTGTGATGGGTGAGGGCGCCGGCATGGTGATCCTCGAGTCCGAGGAGCACGCCAAGAAACGCGGCGCGCGAGTGCTCGCTGAGCTCGCTGGCTACGGAGCGACCAACGACGCCTTCCACCTCGTTCAGCCCGACCCCGAAGGTCGCGGCGCTATCTCCGCGATGCGCAAGGCGATCGCCGAGGCAGGCATCGTCCCGACAGACATCGACTACATCAACGCGCACGGCACCAGCACTCCTTATAACGACCTCTCAGAGACGAAGGCCGTCAAGCAGGTCTGGGGCGACAACACTCCTCCGCCGATGTCCTCGACCAAGTCTTTGGTCGGCCACATGATGGGCGCATCGGGATCGATCGAGGCCGTCGTCGCAGTCAAGTCGATCCTCGAGAACCGCGCTCACCCGACCGTGAACCTGAACACTCCTGACCCCGAGTGCGACCTTGACTACATCGCCGAAGGCGTCCGCGATTTCGAGATCAACACGGTGCTTTCAAACTCGTTCGGTTTTGGCGGGCACAACGCCTGCCTGCTCTTCAAGTCGGTCTAG
- the ftsE gene encoding cell division ATP-binding protein FtsE: MQRASHYRRAPEGTPSPLKNSGTMNAEETVRQMGSPVVEFEHVTKVYDDGTLGLENASTVIREGEFVFLVGPTGCGKSTFIRLMMKEFDATEGHLYVAGRDITKMDRDRIPHLRRNIGAVFQDFKLLPNRTVYDNVAYSLLVTGASRAEIRQKVPHSLRLVGLSTKLHSYPDQLSGGEQQRVSIARAFVNHPPLLICDEPTGNLDPETSLGIMQLIYRINRTGTTVVVATHDKQMVDRMRRRVIEMKDSHIIRDERGAGYTREFAALEDTHQDVDAA, translated from the coding sequence ATGCAACGCGCGTCTCACTACCGGCGCGCACCTGAAGGAACCCCGTCACCCTTGAAGAATTCAGGCACGATGAACGCAGAAGAAACAGTGCGGCAGATGGGTTCGCCCGTGGTCGAGTTCGAGCACGTGACGAAGGTTTACGACGACGGCACCCTTGGCCTTGAGAACGCTTCAACAGTGATCCGCGAAGGCGAGTTCGTATTTCTCGTCGGCCCGACCGGTTGCGGCAAGTCAACCTTCATCCGACTGATGATGAAGGAATTCGACGCGACCGAAGGTCACCTCTACGTTGCCGGGCGCGACATCACCAAGATGGACCGCGACCGCATTCCTCATCTGCGACGCAACATCGGCGCCGTCTTTCAGGACTTCAAGCTTCTGCCAAACCGCACCGTTTACGACAACGTTGCGTACTCGCTGTTGGTGACCGGCGCAAGCCGCGCAGAGATCCGCCAGAAGGTGCCGCACAGCTTGCGCCTCGTTGGCCTCTCCACCAAGCTCCACAGCTACCCCGACCAGCTCTCGGGCGGCGAGCAGCAGCGCGTATCGATCGCGCGCGCGTTCGTCAATCACCCGCCGCTACTGATCTGCGACGAGCCGACCGGAAACCTTGACCCCGAGACATCCCTCGGCATCATGCAACTGATCTACCGCATCAACCGAACCGGAACGACTGTCGTCGTTGCAACGCACGACAAGCAGATGGTCGACCGCATGCGCCGCCGCGTGATCGAGATGAAGGACTCGCACATCATTCGTGACGAGCGTGGGGCGGGCTACACCCGAGAATTCGCCGCACTCGAGGACACTCATCAGGACGTGGATGCCGCATGA
- a CDS encoding ACP S-malonyltransferase has product MRAGLFPGQGSQTPDMPVDTAGQQPAMFARSIESFNTHGVECDFFIGHSLGSYAALVAAGAMDESDGERVVAERGLAMAAAASDHPGGMIALLGCSPEGAAELASNFGLTVANDNAPGQIVITGGIAGIEAIEAAEPVDPTAGEDARRLRLKRLPVSGAFHSPLIESAAARLSAALADVEFGDASMVIANGTAQPYVDPRRELAEELLGSVRFRESLLNAWELGVREFVEFEPGGVLTGLVKRTLPDARAVKVTDLVAST; this is encoded by the coding sequence ATGAGGGCCGGACTGTTTCCCGGACAGGGAAGCCAGACCCCGGATATGCCAGTTGACACCGCAGGGCAGCAGCCGGCGATGTTCGCGCGCTCGATCGAAAGCTTCAACACGCACGGCGTCGAATGCGATTTCTTCATCGGCCACTCGCTCGGTTCATATGCGGCGCTCGTTGCCGCTGGCGCGATGGACGAGTCTGACGGAGAGAGAGTCGTCGCCGAGCGCGGGCTCGCCATGGCCGCCGCCGCGAGCGATCACCCCGGCGGAATGATCGCGCTACTTGGCTGTTCGCCCGAAGGCGCAGCTGAACTTGCATCCAATTTTGGCCTGACCGTGGCCAACGACAACGCCCCCGGTCAGATCGTGATTACCGGCGGGATCGCGGGAATCGAGGCGATCGAGGCCGCCGAGCCTGTCGATCCGACCGCTGGCGAAGACGCCCGCCGACTCCGGCTGAAACGCCTGCCCGTGAGTGGCGCATTTCACTCTCCGCTGATTGAGTCCGCCGCCGCGCGACTTTCGGCGGCGCTGGCGGACGTCGAGTTCGGTGATGCATCGATGGTGATCGCCAACGGCACAGCTCAGCCCTACGTTGACCCACGCCGCGAACTCGCCGAGGAGCTGCTCGGCTCGGTGCGCTTTCGCGAGTCGCTACTGAACGCCTGGGAGCTCGGCGTCCGTGAGTTCGTCGAATTCGAACCCGGTGGCGTGCTGACCGGACTGGTCAAGCGCACGTTGCCCGACGCGCGTGCAGTCAAGGTCACCGATCTGGTCGCGAGCACCTGA
- a CDS encoding S41 family peptidase produces MRTLITILAIFTALVGGIYIGANPNTPVVGVLKDVVAPDQAEIPADQVQTLIENEYYRKVADEKLTNGSISGMVKSLNDQFSHYFDPQQNKAFAQAISGSYTGVGMAVGQDKRGLLVTLTYPGSPANKGGLKARDIITEVNGKSIAGESADAAVAKIKGKEGTKVTLTVITPKTKNSKKFGPERAVVLTRKAIDIPVADGKLYNRDGRKIGVVRLLSFTETAGELVAKQVQKLKKQGATSWVLDLRGNGGGRLDQAVNVSSIFIKGGMIVATDGRARPRTVYDAVERDFITPQPLAVLVDKGSASASEITAGAIKYRDRGLIIGTRTYGKGVFQEVTELENGGALSLTVGRYELPGKRFITKAGLMPDLKVDDDPRTRPDEALDAAFESLAQFKQ; encoded by the coding sequence ATGCGTACCTTGATCACCATCCTCGCCATCTTCACGGCGCTCGTCGGGGGCATCTACATCGGCGCGAACCCGAACACGCCAGTCGTTGGCGTGCTCAAAGACGTCGTCGCGCCCGATCAGGCCGAGATCCCGGCAGACCAGGTCCAGACGCTGATCGAGAATGAGTACTACCGCAAGGTCGCGGACGAGAAGCTGACCAACGGCTCGATCTCCGGGATGGTCAAGAGCCTCAATGACCAGTTCTCGCACTACTTCGACCCGCAGCAGAACAAAGCGTTCGCCCAGGCGATCAGCGGTAGCTACACCGGAGTCGGCATGGCGGTGGGCCAAGACAAGCGCGGGCTGCTGGTGACGCTCACTTATCCCGGATCTCCGGCCAACAAAGGCGGTCTGAAGGCCCGCGACATCATCACCGAAGTCAACGGAAAGTCAATCGCCGGTGAGTCGGCCGACGCCGCAGTCGCAAAGATCAAGGGCAAGGAGGGCACGAAGGTCACGCTGACGGTCATCACGCCGAAGACAAAGAATTCCAAGAAGTTCGGCCCCGAGCGCGCGGTCGTGTTAACCCGCAAGGCGATCGACATCCCGGTCGCCGACGGCAAGCTCTACAACCGCGATGGCCGCAAGATCGGTGTGGTGCGCCTGCTCAGCTTCACTGAAACCGCGGGAGAGCTTGTCGCCAAGCAGGTCCAGAAGCTCAAGAAGCAGGGCGCCACCAGCTGGGTGCTCGACCTGCGCGGCAATGGCGGAGGCCGACTTGATCAGGCCGTCAACGTCTCAAGCATCTTCATCAAGGGCGGCATGATCGTTGCCACAGACGGACGCGCACGCCCGCGCACGGTCTATGACGCAGTCGAGCGCGACTTCATCACGCCGCAGCCGCTTGCAGTGCTTGTCGACAAGGGCTCTGCCAGCGCGTCTGAGATCACCGCGGGAGCGATCAAGTACCGCGACAGGGGATTGATCATCGGCACCCGCACCTACGGCAAGGGCGTTTTCCAGGAGGTCACCGAGCTTGAGAACGGCGGCGCTCTGTCACTGACAGTCGGCCGCTACGAACTGCCCGGCAAGCGCTTCATCACGAAGGCCGGCCTAATGCCCGACCTGAAGGTCGACGACGACCCCAGGACCAGGCCCGACGAAGCGCTCGACGCGGCGTTCGAATCGCTGGCGCAGTTCAAGCAGTGA
- a CDS encoding beta-ketoacyl-ACP synthase 3, giving the protein METSVVPRSTANIELRAAGMLGYGCAQPSKVVTSEEVAARYELTADWIIERTGVESRRILDLEKGETLLDLVAKSSRDALEVAGRSAEEVDMVVVATITPDNVFPAQSVALAEAIGVPQRAVVYDLSAACTGFVTAMGQAAAAIESGRSELALVVGGEALSRITPLDDPKAAPLFGDAAGAVVVGPVEKGGIGPLVGGYDHQYRILYSERDDGNVIRMRGRETYTNAVARMSEVILESLAQRGATLGDVALLVPHQANIRIVQAVGEKLGISPDRVSTQIADVGNTSAASIPLALRREYEAGRLADGGLIAMAGFGAGFLYSAITAEIEGIAP; this is encoded by the coding sequence GTGGAGACAAGCGTCGTGCCGAGGAGTACGGCAAACATCGAGTTGCGCGCAGCCGGGATGCTCGGGTACGGCTGCGCCCAGCCGAGCAAAGTCGTCACCTCTGAGGAAGTCGCCGCGCGCTACGAGCTGACGGCCGATTGGATCATCGAGCGCACCGGGGTTGAGTCGCGCCGGATCCTCGATCTCGAGAAGGGCGAGACGCTGCTCGACCTCGTTGCCAAGTCATCGCGCGACGCGCTCGAGGTCGCAGGGCGCAGCGCCGAGGAAGTGGACATGGTCGTGGTCGCGACGATCACACCGGACAACGTCTTTCCCGCGCAATCAGTTGCGCTTGCAGAAGCGATCGGCGTGCCGCAGCGCGCAGTTGTCTATGACCTCAGCGCGGCGTGCACGGGATTCGTCACGGCGATGGGGCAGGCCGCCGCGGCCATCGAATCAGGCCGCAGCGAACTCGCTCTGGTGGTTGGTGGCGAGGCCCTATCGCGCATCACGCCGCTCGACGACCCGAAGGCAGCACCGCTGTTTGGCGACGCAGCGGGCGCGGTCGTCGTAGGTCCGGTTGAAAAGGGCGGGATTGGGCCACTCGTAGGCGGCTACGACCACCAGTACCGCATCCTTTATTCCGAGCGCGACGACGGAAACGTCATCCGAATGCGCGGCCGCGAGACCTACACCAACGCCGTCGCACGGATGAGCGAGGTGATTCTCGAATCACTGGCTCAACGTGGCGCCACGCTTGGCGACGTTGCCCTGCTCGTCCCACATCAGGCGAATATCCGCATCGTGCAGGCGGTGGGTGAAAAGCTCGGCATCTCACCGGATCGCGTGTCAACGCAGATCGCAGACGTCGGAAATACCTCTGCCGCATCGATCCCCCTCGCGCTACGTCGCGAATATGAAGCCGGTCGCCTGGCCGACGGCGGCCTCATCGCCATGGCTGGGTTCGGCGCAGGATTTCTCTACTCGGCAATCACTGCAGAGATCGAAGGGATCGCTCCTTGA
- a CDS encoding lytic murein transglycosylase has product MKRSSSNRTSIVIVAVLCGLLGVLYGSFTAYAEPTASSGESPGIVPDGSDNTAPAETSNPGSTVPRTKTPSSESGSTGSGSTGSSEETSTGDSKKKSSAKTKKKSSARTKKKSSSRDDGASVDSGGSGGGSNGGSVTTVDEPLDLGGEAGSGPISVPNLVLKQFQIPPFLLPIYQAAGTQYGIRWEILASINEIETNYGRNLNVSSAGALGWMQFMPPTWEMYGVDANDDGVKDPYNPVDAIFSAAKYLKAAGAQDDIERSIFAYNRAQWYVDQVMLRARLIAGVPDVLIDSLTGLTQGHFPVYARASYAGQVSTKNKRVKSGNAASVVEGSGRRNGIKIYSRENAPAIAVQDSTVVKLGRSKADGNFMVLEDSYGNRYKYSNLGSISQVYPVPRRKGEQSSAEAAAAEARAVADPDKKVGPRVSTKERIYANPDRERSAGSGDYDGTAGQAMGAYETFDNYFARPYGLKKEDVVLKPLKKDSKLIGGTIVGRLGEAPGGRTPYLNFQVRPAGSGAPVIDPKPILDGWKLLDSTAMYRAIGMNALVSKGGDRTIGQILLMSKEQLEAYVLKKKSIQLDANGRADIEGGQIDRRVLAVLAFLDSEGYSPTVSSLKSGRSGIMTSSGNVSQHTFGAAVDIPTINGKPLIANNKPGGLMEEVVRKVMTLQGVLVPDQIISLFDLGGSTLAMGDHANHVHIGFKPGGGIKTNGKVAAGSKGSRISRKDWYRVFDRLGEIDNPEVPTQPSAYAIKVKKNARASD; this is encoded by the coding sequence GTGAAGAGATCATCTTCCAATAGGACGTCGATTGTCATCGTGGCGGTGCTCTGCGGGCTGCTCGGCGTCCTCTATGGATCCTTCACTGCCTACGCCGAACCCACCGCCAGTTCGGGCGAGAGCCCCGGCATTGTCCCGGACGGTTCTGACAACACGGCCCCGGCCGAGACCAGCAACCCTGGCTCGACGGTACCCAGGACCAAGACGCCCTCATCGGAAAGCGGCTCCACCGGCAGCGGCTCAACTGGATCGAGCGAAGAGACCTCCACCGGCGACTCGAAGAAGAAGTCCTCGGCCAAGACCAAGAAGAAGTCCTCGGCCAGGACCAAGAAGAAGTCCTCGAGTCGCGACGACGGGGCCTCGGTCGACAGCGGCGGATCCGGCGGCGGCTCCAACGGCGGCTCCGTGACGACCGTCGACGAACCGCTCGACCTCGGCGGGGAAGCGGGCAGCGGTCCGATCAGCGTTCCCAACCTCGTCCTCAAGCAGTTTCAGATCCCGCCCTTCCTTCTTCCGATTTACCAGGCAGCTGGAACGCAGTACGGCATCCGCTGGGAAATTCTCGCTTCGATCAACGAGATCGAGACCAACTACGGTCGTAATCTGAATGTCTCCTCGGCTGGCGCGCTCGGTTGGATGCAGTTCATGCCCCCGACCTGGGAGATGTACGGAGTCGACGCCAACGACGACGGCGTGAAGGATCCTTACAACCCGGTGGACGCAATCTTTTCCGCGGCCAAGTACCTCAAGGCCGCCGGTGCCCAAGACGACATAGAACGCTCGATTTTTGCTTACAACCGCGCGCAGTGGTACGTCGACCAGGTCATGCTTCGCGCGAGGCTGATCGCCGGCGTGCCAGACGTTCTGATCGATTCGCTAACTGGTCTCACTCAGGGGCACTTTCCCGTTTACGCACGCGCGTCATACGCCGGTCAGGTCAGCACGAAGAACAAGCGTGTCAAGTCCGGCAACGCTGCATCTGTGGTCGAGGGTTCGGGTCGACGCAACGGCATCAAGATTTACTCACGTGAGAACGCACCGGCGATCGCGGTCCAGGATTCGACGGTCGTGAAACTTGGCAGGTCCAAGGCCGACGGAAACTTCATGGTGCTCGAGGACAGCTACGGCAACCGCTACAAGTACTCCAACCTCGGTTCGATCTCACAGGTCTATCCCGTGCCGCGGCGCAAGGGCGAGCAGAGCAGCGCCGAAGCCGCAGCTGCCGAGGCCAGGGCCGTCGCAGACCCCGACAAGAAGGTCGGCCCGCGCGTATCGACCAAGGAGCGCATCTACGCGAATCCCGACCGCGAGCGCAGCGCAGGCAGCGGCGACTACGACGGCACCGCCGGTCAGGCGATGGGCGCCTACGAGACGTTTGACAACTACTTTGCCCGTCCGTACGGCCTGAAGAAGGAAGACGTCGTTCTCAAGCCGCTCAAGAAGGACTCGAAGTTGATCGGCGGCACGATCGTGGGCCGTCTCGGCGAGGCACCGGGCGGGCGCACCCCGTACCTCAACTTTCAGGTTCGCCCTGCGGGCAGTGGCGCCCCGGTAATAGACCCGAAGCCGATCCTCGATGGTTGGAAGTTGCTCGACTCAACGGCGATGTACCGCGCGATCGGCATGAACGCTCTCGTCAGCAAGGGTGGCGACCGCACGATCGGTCAGATCCTGCTGATGAGCAAGGAGCAACTCGAAGCGTACGTCCTGAAGAAGAAGTCGATTCAGCTCGACGCCAACGGTCGCGCTGACATCGAAGGCGGCCAGATCGACCGTCGCGTGTTGGCCGTGCTCGCCTTCCTCGACAGTGAGGGCTACAGTCCGACCGTCAGCTCCCTCAAGAGCGGTCGAAGCGGAATCATGACCAGCTCCGGGAACGTCTCTCAGCACACGTTTGGGGCCGCAGTCGACATCCCGACCATCAACGGCAAGCCGTTGATCGCCAACAACAAACCGGGTGGCCTGATGGAGGAAGTCGTGCGAAAGGTAATGACACTGCAGGGCGTCCTCGTCCCAGACCAGATCATCTCACTGTTTGATCTCGGTGGGTCAACCCTCGCCATGGGCGATCACGCCAACCACGTCCATATCGGCTTCAAACCGGGTGGTGGTATCAAGACCAACGGAAAGGTCGCCGCAGGCTCCAAGGGTTCACGTATTTCCAGGAAGGACTGGTACCGCGTCTTCGATCGCCTCGGCGAAATCGATAACCCGGAAGTACCGACGCAGCCTTCGGCTTACGCGATCAAGGTCAAAAAGAACGCCAGGGCCTCAGACTAA